From one Pseudopipra pipra isolate bDixPip1 chromosome 2, bDixPip1.hap1, whole genome shotgun sequence genomic stretch:
- the LIPT2 gene encoding octanoyl-[acyl-carrier-protein]:protein N-octanoyltransferase LIPT2, mitochondrial: MSGAPVRVLLLGPVPYAEALRVQERCVAAARAARGPAPAAGARAGRGGPSVVPAESVVLSEPAHPVYTWGLRGAPDAAAAAALRGTGAGLVAARRGGHITFHGPGQLLAFPVLDLRRRRLPLRGYVAGLEALVLRLCRRLGLGAARALPPPFTGVWMGDSKLCAIGVHCGNHITSHGLALNCCTDLTWFDHIIPCGLEGKGVTSLSHELGRHITVDHVLEPFLDSFQEVFDCTLDFSGD; the protein is encoded by the exons ATGTCCGGGGCCCCGGTgcgggtgctgctgctggggccggTGCCGTACGCGGAGGCGCTGCGGGTGCAGGAGCGCTGCGtggcggcggcgcgggcggcgcggggcccggcccccgccgctggggcccgggcggggcggggcggcccc AGCGTGGTGCCCGCGGAGAGCGTGGTGCTGAGCGAGCCGGCGCACCCCGTGTACACGTGGGGCTTGCGGGGCGCGCCGgacgcggcggcggcggcggcgctgcggggGACGGGCGCGGGGCTGGtggcggcgcggcgcggcggccACATCACGTTCCACGGCCCCGGGCAGCTCCTCGCCTTCCCCGTGCTCGACCTGCgtcgccgccgcctcccgctcCGCGGGTACGTGGCCGGGCTGGAGGCGCTGGTGCTGCGGCTCTGCCGCCGGCTCGGCCTGGGAGCCGCCCGCGCCCTCCCGCCGCCCTTCACCGGAGTCTGGATGGGCGACAGCAAGTTGTGTGCCATCG GTGTGCACTGTGGCAACCACATCACATCGCATGGGCTGGCACTGAACTGCTGCACTGACCTCACCTGGTTTGACCACATCATCCCCTGCGGGCTGGAGGGGAAAGGTGTCACCTCGCTGAGCCACGAGTTGGGGCGGCACATCACCGTCGACCATGTCCTGGAGCCCTTCCTCGACTCCTTCCAGGAGGTGTTTGACTGCACCTTGGACTTTTCAGGGGATTAG
- the KCNE3 gene encoding potassium voltage-gated channel subfamily E member 3: protein MEEYNQTETWHQSLQAMLNALNQTLHGVILCPTDHSATTAAATQNTSLGHPGRNDNAYMYILFVMTLFAVTVGSLILGYTRSRKVDKRSDPYHVYIKNRVSMI from the coding sequence ATGGAAGAGTACAACCAGACAGAGACCTGGCACCAAAGCCTGCAGGCTATGCTTAACGCCTTAAACCAGACACTGCACGGGGTCATCCTCTGCCCCACTGACCATTctgccaccactgctgctgctacACAGAACACCAGCCTTGGCCATCCCGGCCGGAACGACAACGCCTACATGTACATCCTCTTCGTCATGACGCTCTTCGCTGTCACGGTGGGCAGCCTCATCCTGGGCTACACCCGCTCCCGGAAGGTGGACAAGCGCAGTGACCCATACCACGTCTACATCAAGAACAGGGTCTCCATGATCTGA